The Elaeis guineensis isolate ETL-2024a chromosome 14, EG11, whole genome shotgun sequence genome has a segment encoding these proteins:
- the LOC105057789 gene encoding kinesin-like protein KIN-14J, whose product MGEEALPAMSPLRPFEAEKKSVEENSNPLQEVQDQTLENHSDSSVDRPDQDWKPNPSTDSKEMEQELSNIVQTLKDDDCLIPSPILKGISGPDLSSALQFLGTKYNFLMKKHQAQIEELETLRSNCETLRNKCLEECEPKYETLKKKYTEECAERKRLYNELIELKGNIRVFCRCRPLSLEEISKGYSSVVELDPSQDTELQIICSDSSKKQFKFDHIFGPKDDQETVFAETFPIVKSVLDGYNVCIFAYGQTGTGKTFTMEGTPENRGVNYRALEELFRSSMERSSLIRYQFSVSMLEVYNEKIRDLLADNADQHAKKLEIKQGVDGAQDVPGLVEAQICSIAEVWEKLKTGARNRSVGSTNANELSSRSHCLVRVTIKSENLVSGQRSRSHMWLVDLAGSERVAKIEVEGERLKESQFINKSLSALGDVISALASKNPHIPYRNSKLTHLLQSSLGGDCKTLMFAQISPSSADLGETLCSLNFASRVRGVEHGPARKQSDPAESFKLKQMAEKLRQEEKESARLNESLQLMQLKYASRENVFKSLQEKIRDADQTCRNYQQKVRDLENQLSDEKKAARDAAKFSKPPLAPIKQRPPLGRITNRLPPLGRITNRLPPSGPRRSSTAMALPVQDKENILSKCKASGMDPTKPLNKARRISLSPVVRHIPVQTKRRASIATLPNEAERHQALPETRQDQISGTIQTSQLRLPRRRSVAAFTSIPGTPRAAVTPEAKWKFDGTASSSKYSSPTHVQPLWKSKIPTISSPRQRLRLISSPANSSSFRSAQQAVSKLCFSVQKRVIVGSPVKPKHAMLPGSLIFSQALREKEIVGRLGTAQRILCKNRRKSVI is encoded by the exons ATGGGCGAAGAAGCTTTGCCGGCGATGTCCCCACTGCGACCCTTCGAAGCAGAAAAGAAATCGGTGGAAGAGAACTCCAACCCCCTTCAAGAAGTCCAAG ATCAAACCCTAGAAAACCACTCTGATTCCAGCGTTGATCGCCCGGATCAAG ATTGGAAGCCAAATCCGTCAACTGACTCCAAAGAGATGGAACAAGAATTAAGCAACATTGTCCAG ACACTGAAGGATGATGATTGCCTCATTCCATCTCCTATTCTGAAGGGAATTTCTGGCCCTgatctctcttctgctcttcagTTTCTTG GGACAAAGTACAATTTTCTGATGAAAAAACACCAAGCACAGATTGAAGAACTTGAAACACTACGGTCTAATTGTGAAACACTAAGGAATAAGTGCCTTGAGGAGTGTGAGCCTAAATATGAGACCTTGAAGAAGAAGTACACAGAGGAATGTGCTGAAAGGAAGCGCCTGTATAATGAACTGATTGAGCTGAAGGGCAACATTAGGGTCTTTTGCAGATGCAGGCCACTGAGCTTGGAAGAGATCTCTAAAGGTTATTCTTCTGTGGTAGAGCTCGACCCCTCGCAGGATACTGAGTTGCAGATCATCTGTTCGGACTCCTCGAAGAAGCAGtttaaatttgatcatatttttgGACCTAAAGATGACCAAG AGACTGTCTTTGCGGAGACATTTCCAATTGTGAAATCAGTACTAGATGGGTACAATGTGTGCATTTTTGCATATGGGCAGACTGGTACTGGGAAGACATTTACAATGGAAGGGACCCCAGAGAACAGGGGTGTTAACTACAGAGCTTTGGAGGAATTGTTCAGGAGTTCCATGGAAAGAAGCTCCTTGATCAGATACCAATTTTCTGTGAGCATGTTGGAGGTCTATAATGAGAAAATCAGAGATCTTCTAGCAGACAATGCAGATCAACATGCGAAGAA ATTGGAGATAAAGCAAGGGGTAGATGGAGCACAGGATGTGCCTGGATTGGTTGAAGCTCAGATATGCAGCATAGCTGAGGTGTGGGAGAAGCTTAAAACTGGAGCAAGAAACAGATCAGTTGGATCAACCAATGCCAATGAGCTCAGTAGCCGTTCTCACTG CCTGGTTCGGGTTACCATCAAGAGTGAGAATTTGGTGAGCGGGCAGAGGAGCAGGAGCCACATGTGGCTTGTGGATTTAGCTGGAAGTGAACGTGTTGCAAAGATTGAAGTTGAGGGAGAGAGGCTGAAGGAGTCCCAGTTCATCAATAAGTCCCTCTCAGCATTAGGAGATGTTATCTCTGCTCTTGCCTCAAAGAACCCCCATATTCCTtacag GAACTCAAAGCTTACCCATCTGCTCCAAAGCTCTCTTG GAGGAGATTGCAAGACTCTTATGTTTGCACAGATCAGTCCAAGCTCTGCAGATTTGGGAGAAACACTCTGCTCATTAAATTTTGCCAGTCGAGTCCGGGGAGTTGAGCATGGCCCTGCCCGTAAACAATCAGATCCAGCAGAAAGTTTCAAGCTTAAACAGATG GCGGAGAAGCTCCGACAAGAAGAAAAGGAATCAGCAAGATTAAATGAAAGCTTGCAGTTGATGCAGCTCAAATATGCATCACGGGAGAATGTCTTTAAGAGTCTTCAAGAAAAG ATCAGAGATGCTGATCAAACATGCAGGAATTATCAACAAAAG GTTAGAGACCTCGAAAACCAACTATCTGATGAGAAGAAAGCTGCCAGAGATGCTGCTAAATTCTCCAAGCCACCACTTGCTCCCATCAAGCAGCGACCACCTTTGGGCAGAATCACAAACCGTTTACCACCTTTGGGCAGAATCACAAACCGTTTACCACCTTCAGGTCCTCGCAGAAGTAGCACCGCAATGGCTCTCCCAGTACAAGATAAAGAGAACATTCTTTCAAAATGTAAAGCCTCTGGTATGGACCCAACAAAACCTCTCAACAAAGCACGGAGGATATCATTGTCCCCTGTAGTCCgtcatataccagtgcaaaccaaGAGGAGGGCCTCCATTGCTACCTTGCCAAATGAAGCAGAAAGACATCAAGCATTGCCTGAAACACGACAGGATCAGATAAGTGGCACCATTCAAACTTCTCAGCTGAGACTCCCAAGGAGGAGATCAGTGGCAGCATTTACTTCAATTCCAGGAACACCGCGAGCAGCAGTTACTCCAGAAGCAAAATGGAAATTTGATGGTACTGCATCCAGCAGCAAGTATTCAAGCCCAACTCATGTGCAGCCACTATGGAAATCAAAGATTCCAACCATTTCTTCACCCCGGCAAAGGCTTCGACTTATTTCAAGCCCTGCCAATTCAAGCAGTTTTAGGAGTGCACAGCAAGCAGTCAGCAAGTTGTGTTTTAGCGTGCAGAAAAGAGTGATTGTTGGCTCGCCGGTTAAACCAAAGCATGCCATGCTTCCAGGATCACTTATCTTTAGCCAAGCTCTGCGGGAAAAGGAAATTGTTGGAAGACTGGGGACTGCTCAGAGAATTTTGTGCAAGAACAGAAGAAAGTCTGTTATCTAG